Proteins from a genomic interval of Tenacibaculum sp. SZ-18:
- a CDS encoding cell division protein ZapA, with translation MENLKVNVVIAGRTYPLIVKDATEEEGMRKAAKQINNLILNFEENYAVADKQDVLAMCALQFASKLEMISLKTSEEAIEVLNKLNELTEELDNHLK, from the coding sequence ATGGAAAATTTAAAAGTTAATGTCGTCATTGCTGGAAGAACTTATCCTTTGATTGTGAAAGATGCAACAGAAGAGGAAGGGATGAGAAAAGCAGCAAAACAAATTAATAATTTAATTTTGAATTTTGAAGAAAATTATGCGGTGGCAGATAAACAAGATGTTTTAGCGATGTGTGCCTTGCAGTTCGCATCTAAGTTAGAAATGATTTCATTGAAAACATCTGAAGAAGCTATTGAAGTTTTAAATAAACTAAATGAACTAACAGAAGAGTTAGATAATCATTTAAAATAA
- the rny gene encoding ribonuclease Y, which translates to MEGLLLPILVGVIGVVVGFVIAKMLEKTKANKLLKETNKEAKSMIKEAKLEAEAIKKDKILQAKEKFIELKAEHEKVILTREKKMSDVEKRIRDKESRVSSELDKNKKLSQSLEKKTSDLDYKLNFLEKRESEVDKLHKRHVDMLEQISGFSADEAKTELVASLKEEAKADAMSFIQETLEEAKMTAQQEARKVVLNTIQRVGVEQAIENCVSVFNLESDDVKGRIIGREGRNIRALEAATGVEIIVDDTPEAIILSCFDPVRREIARLSMHKLVTDGRIHPARIEEIVRKTEKQINQEIIEVGKRTVIELGIHGLHPELIKTVGRMKYRSSYGQNLLQHSREVANLCGLMAAEMGLNAKAAKRAGLLHDIGKVPETESELPHALLGMQWAEKYGEKPDVCNAIGAHHDEIEMKSLLAPIVQVCDAISGARPGARRQVLDSYIQRLKDLEDIAFGFTGVQKAYAIQAGRELRVMVESTKVNDERAAELSFNISQKIQNDMTYPGQVKVTVIRETRAVNVAK; encoded by the coding sequence ATGGAAGGATTATTATTACCAATATTGGTAGGTGTCATAGGTGTTGTAGTAGGATTTGTTATCGCAAAAATGCTCGAGAAAACTAAGGCTAACAAGCTGCTTAAAGAAACAAATAAGGAAGCTAAGAGCATGATTAAAGAGGCGAAGTTAGAGGCTGAGGCAATCAAAAAAGACAAGATATTACAAGCGAAAGAAAAGTTTATTGAATTAAAAGCAGAACATGAGAAAGTAATTCTAACGAGAGAGAAAAAAATGTCTGATGTTGAAAAGAGGATAAGGGATAAAGAATCACGTGTTTCTTCGGAGCTAGATAAAAATAAAAAACTTTCTCAATCGTTAGAAAAAAAGACTTCAGATTTAGATTATAAACTTAATTTTTTAGAGAAAAGAGAGTCAGAGGTTGATAAGCTTCACAAAAGACATGTTGATATGCTAGAACAGATTTCTGGTTTTTCTGCCGATGAAGCAAAAACAGAACTAGTAGCATCTTTAAAAGAGGAAGCGAAAGCTGATGCCATGAGTTTTATCCAAGAAACTTTAGAAGAAGCTAAAATGACTGCACAACAAGAAGCTAGAAAAGTTGTTTTAAATACTATTCAAAGAGTTGGAGTAGAGCAGGCAATCGAAAACTGTGTATCAGTATTCAATTTAGAGTCTGACGATGTGAAAGGTCGAATTATCGGACGTGAAGGTCGTAATATACGTGCTTTAGAAGCAGCGACAGGAGTTGAAATTATAGTTGACGATACGCCAGAAGCAATTATTCTTTCTTGTTTTGATCCTGTTCGTCGTGAGATAGCAAGGTTGTCCATGCATAAGTTAGTTACCGATGGTAGAATACACCCAGCTAGAATTGAAGAAATTGTTAGGAAGACCGAAAAACAAATTAATCAAGAGATTATTGAAGTAGGTAAACGTACTGTTATTGAATTAGGAATTCATGGATTACATCCAGAACTAATTAAAACTGTTGGAAGAATGAAGTATCGTTCTTCATACGGACAAAATTTATTACAGCACTCAAGAGAAGTTGCTAACTTATGTGGTTTAATGGCAGCTGAGATGGGATTAAATGCTAAAGCTGCTAAAAGAGCAGGTTTATTGCACGATATAGGTAAGGTTCCAGAGACAGAGAGTGAACTGCCACACGCATTATTAGGAATGCAATGGGCCGAGAAATATGGAGAAAAACCTGATGTTTGTAATGCAATTGGAGCTCACCACGATGAAATTGAAATGAAGAGTTTACTAGCTCCTATAGTTCAGGTTTGTGATGCGATTTCAGGAGCAAGACCTGGGGCAAGAAGACAGGTTCTAGATAGTTATATTCAGCGTTTAAAAGATTTAGAAGATATTGCTTTTGGTTTTACAGGAGTTCAGAAAGCTTATGCAATACAGGCGGGTAGAGAATTACGTGTAATGGTTGAAAGTACAAAGGTAAATGATGAAAGAGCAGCTGAATTATCATTTAATATTTCTCAAAAAATACAAAATGATATGACGTATCCTGGACAGGTCAAGGTTACTGTAATTAGAGAAACGAGAGCTGTAAATGTTGCAAAGTAG